The sequence below is a genomic window from Phycodurus eques isolate BA_2022a chromosome 6, UOR_Pequ_1.1, whole genome shotgun sequence.
GCATTTACACACACTGTGTAGCGTTACATTCCTAATGAGCAGGCGGTTGTATATCTAACACCCTCTTGGAGCTACAGTGTGCCAAACACGTTAATGTGCATGAAGGTGCGGCGCACGTAAGATCAGCGGAGCCGCCACCCCTCAGTCATAGCGAGCATGTGACCGAGCGGACCTCAGTGAACCTTGAACCAAAGTTGAAGGGTTAAATGACTTGCCAATCTTTCTTATGGGGGTCAGAGATCAGGAAAGAGTATTAGCAAGCGAACAAAACAAGGTTGTAAAGCTACAGCTTGAGCATTTCTAGATGGTCATTTTAAGCCTCTTAAACGACCTCTTTCCTATCTTTCCAATCATCTTCCACTATTATTCCAGAATTATAGACCAAATACGAGCAAATGTACTTCAAGTATTTGTCAAGAACCCAAAAATGATTTCTCCCAATCTCTTTGCCCTCCTTAGGCCACACCTCTAATTGGCTGTTTTTGTCAGAATGACAGCCGAAGATTCAGCTTCCTCTTCAGCTATGAGCACCAATACTGCCCCCTCCAAGCCCTGCAAATTTGCCACTGCCTCCCACCACGCTGTCCTCGGACACACCAACATTCCCGAGGGCGTCGCAGGCGCTCCCAATGAGCCGGCGCTGGTGGCCTTGATGGAGCGCAGCGGCTACGGGATGGTCCAGGAAAACGGCCAACGCAAATACGGGCCGCCTCCCGGTTGGAACGGCCCATCTCCGCCGCGGGGCTGTGAGATCTTTGTGGGCAAGATCCCGAGGGATGTTTACGAGGATGAGCTCGTTCCCGTCTTCGAGGCTGTGGGACGCATCTACGAGATGCGCCTGATGATGGACTTTGACGGCAAGAACCGAGGCTACGCGTTTGTCATGTACACCGAGAAACACGAGGCCAAACGGGCCGTGCGGGAGCTAAACAACTACGAGGTGCGGCCCGGGCGACTCCTCGGGGTCTGCTCCTCTGTGGACAACTGCCGTCTTTTTATCGGCGGTATCCCCAAGACCAAAAAGCGTGAGGAGATTCTGGAGGAGGTCTCCAAAGTGACAGAAGGCGTGTTAGATGTGATCGTTTACGCCAGCGCCGCAGACAAGATGAAGAACCGTGGCTTTGCCTTCGTAGAGTACGAGTCGCACCGTGCGGCCGCCATGGCCCGCCGGAAACTGATGCCTGGGCGCATTCAGCTGTGGGGTCACCAAATTGCAGTGGACTGGGCAGAGCCAGAAATTGATGTGGATGAAGATGTCATGGAGACAGTGAAAATACTCTACGTCAGGAATCTTATGATGGAGACCAGCGAGGAAACCATTAAACAGGTAGGTTCACTAGACAATTGTCACGGAACGTTTTAGTTCGGTCGACTGGCAGAACTGTAAGAAACAACAACCGCGTTTTCTTGATCGACCAGGTGTTTAGTCAGTGGAACCCGGGCTGTGTCGAGCGAGTGAAGAAAATCCGTGACTATGCCTTCGTTCACTTCGCATCCCGCGACGATGCCGTGCTGGCCATGGACCACCTGAATGGAACAGAGGTGGAGGGCTCCTGCATTGAGGTCACGCTCGCCAAGCCGGTCGATAAAGAGCAGTACTCTCGCCAGAAGGCCTCGAAGGGGGTTTCTGCTGCTCCGGAAGCTCCGCAGCAGAACTATGTCTACCAGTGTGACCCTTACACACTGGCCTACTACGGTTATCCCTACAGCACACTCATCGGACCCAACAGGGACTACTTTGTCAAAGGTTAGAACTCTTTCTTGTCAGACATCGGTTgactcatgtttttttgtaaatgtaggtAGCTGCAAAAACTCTTTTGGGGAACCTCATTGGTAAAAACTTGCAATCACATGAATGCAATGAACAATTTAAGTTTAAGCCAAGCTCGCTGTTGATCACGATAAACTTGAATTAATGAAGGTCTGTCCTTCAAATCATGAAAGTCAGCAACAAGGTGATGACGTCACAAATGTTAATCCTGTGTGGACCTTTGATGACTGATTGAATATGGTGGAAGCAGAAAAATCTATTTGACTTTCAACAATCATTGTGTTTTGGTTTTCTCTCCAAAGGATCCTCATTGATACTGAACAATGGTAATCGCTCATTTCTACTCATTCTCTCAATGAACAATGAGCCTTCTTGCTATGTGACAAACTATACATTTTCTAACACACATCCCTTTCCTGCTGCTCTGTCTCCTTCTGCCATTTCATGGATGAATATCCACAACGTGGCAGCAACATGCAATTTAGGAGTCTGAACATTGCGCCCCAAAGAGAATAATGTGGCCCTCAAATAGCAACTGAACTGAAAGCAACATTGCTGACATGGACACCGCAATTACATCTTAACCGTGCCCCgccaagatgtttttttctagCGCCAAAATTTCCATAGAAAGTCCCGAACCATTACTCCAGTAATCCGATGACCCGTTGTATTCAAGCAGGTACCGTGCGAGGTCGTGGTCGCGCCGCCACAGGTAACCGGACCCCCGGTCCTCGGGGCTCGTACCTGGGGGGTTACTCTGCCGGTCGTGGCATCTACAGCCGCTACCACGAGGGTAAGACCAAGCTGCCCGAAAAGTCCTATGAACTGATGCCCAGTCTGGAGCTCGCTGCCTCCGTCAACCCGGTTGCCATCAAACCAGGCACAAGTCAGTGAGATAGACTTAGCCATCCCTACCCTCACCCATCTCAAAAGCCTCGACTAAACCCTTGAATCTCTTTCCACTTCCTGCTCTGTTCTTGCACACAATACAGGCAATGACATTGATGCTCATGACATGTATTTCTGCAATGAACTGTAAGAACTGattctttctgtctttcttcTGTGTGGTTTCAAGAACTCCTTTCTCAATCAAAATAATAGTTGTTGCTGGATGGACATGTGCTCAAGGACCGCCATTGTCAAATGATTCTGAGAATGTGTCCTTTCTTGTGTGATCAGCTATTTAATGTTAAGGCAAAAAGAAAATTGTCCCATGGAATGTTCGGACTGATGAGAACTTTCTGCTAATAACCTTGCAAGATAGCTGCAGGATGGAGAAAAAGGGTGTGTAATATTGCAAATCTATCTAGCCCACCAAATCGAATCACCCATCAAGTATGAGGAGGTGGGTTGTGTTTCGGTTTCAATGCATCCAAAAGGTTAGCATTGGTCCTCAAAGAAAGACATTTCGCCACTCAAACAACTAACAACTGAACAACAGAAGACTTATTTTGACTCTGCCGACCTGTCAGGTTAGCACCCGCTACTCTACTAATTGCAGCGCAATATCATGAGGAAACACCTGTCCCATCATTTTCCAAGCAATCTCCATTGGCTCTTTCCCACGTGGATTTGTGAAACCAAACTTTTGTAAAACAGGCCATCTGGAGTGTCAGGTTACGACAGAACGGTATGTTCACGGCTCACGGGGTGGCTTGCATTGGAAGCAACGTTAACATGATCAAATAGGATCCGGGAAGTCCAGTAGTAGCGACATGCTAGTCAAATTAAATCCCTTGGAAATGTGAATTGGAGCATTTTCCTGACTatgaaaaataaacagtgaCTTTCAAAAAagactacagtatatttaaaaatgaattcttGTTATTATGATTAACAAATAATGAATCAATGGGCGCTGTTGTTTGTCTGATCGTGGTTGTAAATAATGTGCACTGAGACCTGTGCTTCCATGACCTTTCTTTGTATATTTGCAAATCCAGCTTTTGACCGAATTGAAGTTTCACATCCAATCACACCCAATCATACAAATTCCAATTTCATTTTGCAAAGTGAAAATTGTGCTCTGTGGCCATTCACCTCACGACACTTTTAGTCAAGACTGGAATCCAAATTCTAAGCAGTCTCCCAAggcaaagacatttttttttctcttaattcATTACAATGTGTCCACACCTCTGATTTCTTATTGGAAAACAGTAACGGAACATTGGCGAGCATACGTAACGGTACGTTCAGTTATTCTTTGCGGGACTTGCTGCTGTTTGAAATGAATTGCCTCAAATGTTACGACCAATTACGGATGAAAATGAAAGTATTAACATTCTTGATTGTTGATAACATGAGAGAAACGTTTCCTCGAACAGTGGCCAAGGGCCAACGGGAATtcactcaactgcagagagcGCCTGGAAGTAGTCGTGTTGGTTTTACACGTGTGACCTTTTATTCTTGGCTCCGATCAATAATGGAGTGCAACAAGTACGTGTCTACTCGATTCGACACAAAACCATGCTGATGCGTGTTAAGttgtttcctttttcttcaGCTCAGGTTCGATTtatctaaacaaaaacaaaaaaagagccgCGTTTTGAACCAAAACCTTTGAGTACTTGGGGATACTATagaattgtttgaaaaaatgCGATGTCCTCGAGAAGATTTAAAGACAGTCATGTTTCTTGTTTACGAATAGCATCCACACGCAGCACTGAGCTGTGTTGCGTTTGTCTTCTTTTCGATGTCATGCTAGCTTCACAATGCCAACGGCAACCCAATCGGGGTTGCAACGTGGCCGTGGTAAAAGCGCAACCGCCGCTTGCCCCAGTGGGCAATACGGAGGCAACTGTTGCAGGCGAGGTTAAATGACACACGTTGTTGAGTCATCAACGGTCAAATTCTGAAatagaaatgttgtttttttgtgtcaaatCCGTTAGCATGGAGAAGCGAGGCGCAAATGATACTTCGCCCACCACATACACTTATTTCTTATCTTAAATTGACATTCAAAGATTTGGCTATTTGCTAATCGGAAGCTTTGTTACGTTACTTCACTCCTTTTAGGGGAAAAGACGACCGAAAAAAACGTATGAACTTCCGAAATCTGGAGTTCAGTGGGTGTGGAATCACAGGATCAGCCGCGGTTTGAAAAGACTTTAGTCCACCTGCAACAAGGACTGACGACGTGTTCATTCTGGGgtgtacgtgtgcgtgtgttggggTTAATCCAGAGTTGAGCACCATCCTATTCTCAATCCCATTCCAACACGACCTGCTCATCTTAGTCTTCCCTCCTAACATTCGTTCTGTCCTTCAGCTTCTTCTCGTTGCTCTCATTTCTGTAGTATttcttgtttgtctttttgagcATGGGTGGATGTACCGAATGCGCTGGTCTTCTGCTGTTAGAAAGACGACGCGTAgtattcttctcttcttctgtcCGTCATCCGAACCGTGGCTCACGTCTCCGTCCGATTGCAGTGGCGTTGCCGACTCTGGCCGGCCAGTACCCGGTGTTCGGCGCGGCCCCCGCGGCCAAGCTGATGGAGGAGGGCAAGGTGCACGCGGTGGAGCATCTCATCAACCCTCTGGCCATGCAACACCCTGAACACGGCGCGGCTCCCGCCGCCGTTCTGCCGGTCTCCACCCCGCCACCTTTTCAGGTACGAATGAGGGATGTGCAGCCACATTTTACAGACTTGCCCTAGTTCCTCCTTCTTACTGCATATTTCCCTTGCTGTTTATTTATAGACTTCCTTCTATTTCAGGGCGTTGTCAAGAGTACAGAAGTAATAATGCAGAATTCTGATCGACCCTGTCAGAGCAGCTCTTCATTTAGCAGTGCTTGTCGTTCGTTAGTGTTGTTGAAACATATCGCTCAAGACTTTAGTGCAGCTTATCAAAGAGTTGTTGTTCAGCTcacatcttttgtttttgtgtattcaTATTAAGGTGGTTAACTCTCTTTTACACTTCAAATATTGTTTCGACAGTTGATAAGTGGgctgatttcattttttgttgttgtctcttCTGGGAAGCATTGACGTTCAGTTCCCATTTTGTGACACGCGAACGGTTGTCTGTCTCCTGCGATGGGCGGCCGTCGTCCAACTTTTACCCAAAGTCAGTTCGGACGGGCTCCGGCACCCCTCGACAAGAAAACGGATCAGCTAATGAAGACATGGGATAAACGGATAGCTGATTGTCAGATTGTGAAGTGACGGCTGTTATTTTAGCCTCACAGGGCCGTTATcagggttgggcattgagactcgagaaccgattggaaccgcgactaacgttccggttctccttGATCCGTTCAAATTTCTACATTTCGGTTccctagtcctccagccgcgtagaagaagtggcgaaaaacagcgaagaagaacgcgcaccatgacgtgcttgtgcccgaCGGCGGCGagcaaaagtgtgtcttaactttgttaaaattaatgaacaatcgcctcagtgcaacacttggaaaaaGATGATACGATGCAAAGGAGTTTTTCCCGacgtgtagcgtctgacgcgctctgAGCCTccgcctacaccgcgcggagcttcactcaagtcaactctcagtcaattaggtgagtgaaacaataaaatacgtctatgccaacattgagaccgCTAACAAGGtcaacggttgcttgcacttttacACTGATGGTCTTTAGCGTATATTTTAGCGTATCAAACCAAGAACGTAAGCGtcgatgattaaaaaaaaaaaagcttaatttaaCATTGGCTAAAACtccaccgtagcaactttacatcacaatgaattgggacaaaattcacataaacgttgtctcacagtatcacaaacactaaccttgcgCCTCATCgctgggtagggaaaggaatcagcgttttatagcatttggttccatccatttaaaaaaaaaaatatatatatatatatacatttaaaaaaaataataataataaataaagtcacCGGtaccgtgtgaagttacttttcatgccaaaatgctgactTCCGATGCggacccttcaaaataaaaggcacaagctgaaaacaggaagtcaagttaaaactatatataaacatataacacacacagcgcatataaaccatttgacgtgaaacagtcccaaataactagtttaacaatgctatatttaacttttagctgaaacattaattaatgaatattaagtcaattgggttagttccacacataCTGCCTGGTTTGATATtcatactggttataaagaccctcgagtcaaatgttcattttagtctatgcagCAGGCTGCTAACAAAATGGATGCTCATCATTTGGACACCTTTtctttaaaccatgcaaactttttttgactCAGCCCTCTAAAATctagaatcgtttggaaccggaatcgctcaaattcaaacgatgcccaaccctcgCCGTTATGACCGAAAACAAAAAGTTCTAATGGAATCACCTCGTCATTAGCGGCTGAATGACTTCTTGTAGTCgtgatgaaagtcgagtcgCGGTCAATTAATCAGTGACGTCATCACAATGGagcggtccccaaccttttccGCGCCACGGACCGGTTTCACGTGAAGACATATTTCGACAGACCggcataaaaacaaatgatgaaaaatacaactgacCATGacgctgaatgtagttgttaTCATTCGTGGGGACGTAGTGTATTTTTCTCTTCAACGAGCCGGCCGGTCTCATCTTGTCTTCTTGTTGTAAGACGGCTATTGTAGCcaggctgaaaaaaaatcaagcatttcACTGTTTCTGTTTCCCTTGtgattttctgttgttgttgtatcgACTAAGCGACTGTGGTTCTCGTctcattttttgtcaaatatttccacGCGTTAGGAGCGTAGTGCAGCGGTTTGAAGTACTGCCACAAGGGTTACGACACTTATCGTAAAGCGACACAAGTGTCCTGATGTCGGCGTGTGTTCTGAATAATGTTCTCGTGATCACACATTTGATCCTCACGTATTATTGGACGGGAGATTTTGGCAATGCGGATGGAGCTTCACTTGGCCCCGCCGCCCTCGTTCCTCTCGCCGGTACGACTATTTTGCGGCTGTCGGAATAGCCGAAGAGAGCGACGCTCACCGCTAACTACATAATTACATATTCGCTAGAAAGCAGCGCCCACTAAATCCCGATTCGTTATTCATGTTGACAGGAACAAATGACTTCCGAATCAAAATCGAATCGTTAGTCCTTGTACTATTCCCAAATAAAGATAATGTCATCgcccaacaaatgaaaaatccaatttgataaCTTGAAAAATA
It includes:
- the rbm47 gene encoding RNA-binding protein 47 isoform X1 codes for the protein MTAEDSASSSAMSTNTAPSKPCKFATASHHAVLGHTNIPEGVAGAPNEPALVALMERSGYGMVQENGQRKYGPPPGWNGPSPPRGCEIFVGKIPRDVYEDELVPVFEAVGRIYEMRLMMDFDGKNRGYAFVMYTEKHEAKRAVRELNNYEVRPGRLLGVCSSVDNCRLFIGGIPKTKKREEILEEVSKVTEGVLDVIVYASAADKMKNRGFAFVEYESHRAAAMARRKLMPGRIQLWGHQIAVDWAEPEIDVDEDVMETVKILYVRNLMMETSEETIKQVFSQWNPGCVERVKKIRDYAFVHFASRDDAVLAMDHLNGTEVEGSCIEVTLAKPVDKEQYSRQKASKGVSAAPEAPQQNYVYQCDPYTLAYYGYPYSTLIGPNRDYFVKGSSLILNNAGTVRGRGRAATGNRTPGPRGSYLGGYSAGRGIYSRYHEGKTKLPEKSYELMPSLELAASVNPVAIKPGTMALPTLAGQYPVFGAAPAAKLMEEGKVHAVEHLINPLAMQHPEHGAAPAAVLPVSTPPPFQGRPITPVYAVAHNVPRIQAAGGLYGAGYVPVANYAANTAALATLQKNAAVAAATYGGYAGYAVPQAFPATAFQMPIHDIYQY
- the rbm47 gene encoding RNA-binding protein 47 isoform X2, which codes for MTAEDSASSSAMSTNTAPSKPCKFATASHHAVLGHTNIPEGVAGAPNEPALVALMERSGYGMVQENGQRKYGPPPGWNGPSPPRGCEIFVGKIPRDVYEDELVPVFEAVGRIYEMRLMMDFDGKNRGYAFVMYTEKHEAKRAVRELNNYEVRPGRLLGVCSSVDNCRLFIGGIPKTKKREEILEEVSKVTEGVLDVIVYASAADKMKNRGFAFVEYESHRAAAMARRKLMPGRIQLWGHQIAVDWAEPEIDVDEDVMETVKILYVRNLMMETSEETIKQVFSQWNPGCVERVKKIRDYAFVHFASRDDAVLAMDHLNGTEVEGSCIEVTLAKPVDKEQYSRQKASKGVSAAPEAPQQNYVYQCDPYTLAYYGYPYSTLIGPNRDYFVKAGTVRGRGRAATGNRTPGPRGSYLGGYSAGRGIYSRYHEGKTKLPEKSYELMPSLELAASVNPVAIKPGTMALPTLAGQYPVFGAAPAAKLMEEGKVHAVEHLINPLAMQHPEHGAAPAAVLPVSTPPPFQGRPITPVYAVAHNVPRIQAAGGLYGAGYVPVANYAANTAALATLQKNAAVAAATYGGYAGYAVPQAFPATAFQMPIHDIYQY
- the rbm47 gene encoding RNA-binding protein 47 isoform X3, which gives rise to MTAEDSASSSAMSTNTAPSKPCKFATASHHAVLGHTNIPEGVAGAPNEPALVALMERSGYGMVQENGQRKYGPPPGWNGPSPPRGCEIFVGKIPRDVYEDELVPVFEAVGRIYEMRLMMDFDGKNRGYAFVMYTEKHEAKRAVRELNNYEVRPGRLLGVCSSVDNCRLFIGGIPKTKKREEILEEVSKVTEGVLDVIVYASAADKMKNRGFAFVEYESHRAAAMARRKLMPGRIQLWGHQIAVDWAEPEIDVDEDVMETVKILYVRNLMMETSEETIKQVFSQWNPGCVERVKKIRDYAFVHFASRDDAVLAMDHLNGTEVEGSCIEVTLAKPVDKEQYSRQKASKGVSAAPEAPQQNYVYQCDPYTLAYYGYPYSTLIGPNRDYFVKVALPTLAGQYPVFGAAPAAKLMEEGKVHAVEHLINPLAMQHPEHGAAPAAVLPVSTPPPFQGRPITPVYAVAHNVPRIQAAGGLYGAGYVPVANYAANTAALATLQKNAAVAAATYGGYAGYAVPQAFPATAFQMPIHDIYQY